The genomic region ACCTGCTGATGTAGCATTATAGACTGTATTGTTACTTTTGCTACCATCAGGATAAATCTGACCCCTTCCTCTGTTCCCACCTACGTATATGGGATATTTTAAGAAGTGAACGTCTTTCTTCGTAGCAGGGTCGGGGGAAAGAATGGGAAAGACGATTTCACTATATTTCTGACCGGGAACAGGACCTATcacaataatatttcttttgttgGGACGATAACTCTGAAAAGACAGATTTCCTATCTTTTCTTTCAACTCAGGAGAAATACGATCAAGGGGGGCTAATTCGAATCCGTCGGGTAAAATGAGAACAGCCCCCACATTCAAAGTCCCCTTTTTACCATTAGCAAGAACTTGTTTCAGTTGCTTATCATAAGGGATTCGAACAACTGCTTCAAATACAGTATCAGGAAGCACAGCTTGCGGAACTTCAATATCCACGGGTTTATTAGCTAAATGGCAATTGGCACATACAATTCGTCCCGTTGCTTCTCGCGGGTTTTCATAACCCTGCTGCGCAAAAATGGGATATGCATTTGAAATAGATGCCCGAGTTATTACATATATCATGATCGATACAGAAATGGATCGAGTCATCTCTTCCTTTacccaagaaaaagtatttttattttgcatGTCCAATCATTGATCCCCGAATTTCTACAATAAATTAGATAGGTAGCTAGTATAGTTCCCTATACACGAGTCTGTCATTGTACTGGAATAATTGTACTGGAATATAGGACGAATACCTTGAACAGATAAAAGTATAAAGAATTAAGTCAAATTGAAAAT from Musa acuminata AAA Group cultivar baxijiao unplaced genomic scaffold, Cavendish_Baxijiao_AAA HiC_scaffold_543, whole genome shotgun sequence harbors:
- the LOC135661380 gene encoding cytochrome f-like, with the translated sequence MTRSISVSIMIYVITRASISNAYPIFAQQGYENPREATGRIVCANCHLANKPVDIEVPQAVLPDTVFEAVVRIPYDKQLKQVLANGKKGTLNVGAVLILPDGFELAPLDRISPELKEKIGNLSFQSYRPNKRNIIVIGPVPGQKYSEIVFPILSPDPATKKDVHFLKYPIYVGGNRGRGQIYPDGSKSNNTVYNATSAGIVSRIVRKEKGGYEITIVDASDGHQVVDIIPPGPELLVSEGESIKLDQPLTSNPNVGGFGQGDAEIVLQDPLRVQDHNLPIRVRKELNGTLSL